TTGAGGACACATTCGGGGCAATATTTGAGACAGTTCTCAAGCCTCCCTGTGAAATCTTCGAGCCATTTGCCGGCTTCCTGTTTGTCGAAGCCGAATATCAAACTGTTCCAGTAGGTGACCTCGATCCGCTTCTTGCTCTGTTCGATCCGAATTTGCTTCTCGTCGATCGAAATCCTCGAGTCGGGATCATCGAGAGTCTTGTAGttttcgtcatcatcgtcgctgaTTCGTGGGCAGAGGAGATGGCACTCTGCAGGGATCTGTTGGAATTCTTCGTACCATTTCCCCAGTACCTCATTGATATCTGCCATTATATCGGACTAGCTAGCTACTGAGGCAGAAGCCCATCGCTAGAAGTTTCATCAAAcaagggaaaggaaaggcgGCTTGGGTATGGCTCTTTGCTTCCTGCTAGAGCTGGCACTTGAAGAAGCGAAGAATTGTGGAGATGTAtagaagggaaaaagaagaaaaggaaacgcGCGCCGTTTGCACAAAAATAtgcgagaagatgaagtgagaagaagagatggaaagtAGAGAGTTGAAAAAGCACGGCGAGATCGCGAacaaaggacaaagaaaatgtGGAGTCAattaggaaaaaaagggtaCAAGCGCGAGTAGTGCAGAGGTGTGGTACATGCCCCTCGCGCACCCCCCAGTGACGACAGAGAGGCAGCGCAGGTACCTTTCCAGGTAGATCCTCAGGGTTGATGAGAAGTGTTGAAATTTTCCTAAGGCAACTTGATGAATCATTTGTGCAAAAGACAATGAGGTGCTAGGATGCGGAAGGGCAGAAGTTATAGGGCATGTGACTTTTGAGCTTAGAGGTGCCTCATCACTCTCCGTTATCTGATATCAACTCGCTGAAGAAGCAACCTTGAGGGTACCTGCAACGGTGCTGACGGCGGTACCTTGCTTCCAAGGTTGCTTAATGCTGCCTTCTCCAACGCGCGACCTGCCCGCAGTGATGCGCGTTTACAGGCTTGCGGGCACTTGCCGGGATTTAAATGGCGATTTGCTCAATGAAGAAGCGGCATCCATGTGCAACGAATCGGGTAGCGGGAAATTTATGCTGCTGAATCGCTGAAGAAATCGGCAGCCAAAGATGAGACTCCAAGCGGACGTTCTTACGATGGGTAGGGAAAGGGCTGTAAAGAGCGGGAAAGAATATCATCGTTTCTGCTTCCTGTTTTGATTGAATTCTCCAATTTGTCATGGCCACCGCTGTGAAAATTTAAGAAGCACcttacctacctagtacctatATTTTCCCGTTAGTACAGGTACTACTGTAGATGCTCTATGCGAGCGATGATGCTTTCTTCTGCGAGCACCTGCAGCTACCCTGCATGTCAATGATTGGCCAAGTATGGATTGCCTCTTCACCACATGAGTGAATGCAGTGTAATGCCCATGGATACtggctctctcttcttgttgcaTTTCCATATGAAATTCATTTGCACACTCTATAATGATGTTTGCTGCATGGCTTATGTGGTCTTGTTTGGTACATACAGAAGAGTCAATTCGAAGGAAATGCAGACGGCTGGCGGCATAAGCGTAAAAATCTTGGTACTCCCTCTCTCATTCCTAATCCCCCTGACAACAAGCTCACTTTTGTGCCCCTTTGCTTCAGATGCTCTTCACTTTGGTATCACAATTCTGAACATCTCAATTTTTGCTCGCCATGATTGGATAATTCGATAATCCCTGTGCAACGCAACCTATCATTCACTGTGCAATTGCCTCTCGACCTCGCCTCCATGCCCAACTTCAagttgctcttcttcgcACGATAATATGGtcatctttcttccctccttCAACCTCactttttgttctttttgcCGACATATGAATATTCAATCGATATAATACTCTCATCCCTCTTCGCGAAATGTCACCTCGGATGGTGATTGATCCCATCGGCGATGAGGAAGTACAATTTTTGACATCGAGGATTGCCGCCTCTGAAGATAGGCAAAGAGCCACATCCACAGTTACGCTTGGCCGTGTaagcgatgacgatgaaggaGATGTGCAAGAGCTGGTGGAATTGTTTGAGGAAGAAGTCATTGATCTCACCGGGCACGAATTCGAGAATGGCGCCCATGGTCAACTTCACGAAGGCGAATTGCCCATAAAAAAGTATCGCGACCCTCGTTCGGGGGCTCAATTCTCTTGTGGAGACTTGATACAGGTTCGGAACGTTGGGCTTGGGACTTACGAAATCGAGTTTGTCAAAATCCAGCTCATCGCACGAGATCGCCGTGGTCAATACAAGATACGCGGGTTACCCTTTGTGCGAACGAGGATGCTACAGGGGAAGCTGCCGAAAAAAGTCAACGAGATATGCATGATACTTCACATTCAGAGACGAGAAAACGGAAAAGAGCTTCCTGCAGTTCTCGTTGATGTCCCTCCCACCTCGATTgtcaagagaagagaactTGTCATTACCAATGCAGTCTACCCAGAACATTGCTACAATGCGGCTAGTCTTGGTTCCAATGCTGGAGGTGAACAGATGCAACATCGTCTGGCTGAAATTCATGGCTATCTTGTCTGTCGCTGGAAATTTACGATTTACTTCACCATGCAACACCAAAGTCGTGCTACAAggccggaagaagaagttatCGAGCGTGTCCAACTAGACGACGTACCGAGCTCAAGATATCGCGTATCAGACGAGAGACTTTGCAATCAGTGGCGGGGTGGACGCACAAAGGGAGGCTCGTGGCCCTCGAGCGGGTCAGGAATCATTGATCTCGAATCGCGGCCAAACACGACTCGATACCCAAGCAATAGACGAAAAGAACAGAAGTATACATTCTTCGACTCCTTTTCTGGTGCGGGGGGTGTATCTCGCGGCGCCCAGAGCTCCGGTTTCAAAGTCCAGTATGCCGTGGACAAGTGGGATGGTGTTTAGGAAACATATCAGACCAATTTTCGCGACACGGAGCTATTCAAGATGTCTGTTG
This genomic stretch from Trichoderma breve strain T069 chromosome 1, whole genome shotgun sequence harbors:
- a CDS encoding c-5 cytosine-specific DNA methylase domain-containing protein; translation: MSPRMVIDPIGDEEVQFLTSRIAASEDRQRATSTVTLGREEVIDLTGHEFENGAHGQLHEGELPIKKYRDPRSGAQFSCGDLIQVRNVGLGTYEIEFVKIQLIARDRRGQYKIRGLPFVRTRMLQGKLPKKVNEICMILHIQRRENGKELPAVLVDVPPTSIVKRRELVITNAVYPEHCYNAASLGSNAGGEQMQHRLAEIHGYLVCRWKFTIYFTMQHQSRATRPEEEVIERVQLDDVPSSRYRVSDERLCNQWRGGRTKGGSWPSSGSGIIDLESRPNTTRYPSNRRKEQKYTFFDSFSGAGGVSRGAQSSGFKLFKMSVDEFIRDTKDRLMRVDVLHLSPPCQYFSPAHTRESVHDETNIFALFGCRELINKLRPRLVTLEQTFGITHERHHQYLRGLIGDYTQLGYSVRWKVVRLCTWGLAQDRKRLIILAAAPGEKLPPFPKPTHSENGTGGLQPFFTTIRKAIGSIRAGDDLHNLDTVKYYRPRRAPLDPDRLAGTITTGGSEVYYPDGTRDFTLREYACIQGFPKCHKFIGTKTSIRRQIGNAFPSNTVRVLYRHLEDWLLQQDRMTRYQPIADNVLIVDDSDNDNSDEYLRWQTSPGVPSSPEMDEDIMEIDCPQERHQGTFHRRGHFIDLT